CGCCAAGCCGCAGATGAAGGACCTGGTCAACGGCCCATTGCCACTGGCGCAGCGCCCCGCGCAGCACCTGAGCGGCCCGAGCGACTGGAGCTTCGAGCTCATCGATCAGTACCACGCCGTGATCCGCGCCACCGCCGAGCGCCACGGCCTGGACACCTACCCGAACCAGCTGGAGATCATCACCGCCGAGCAGATGATGGACGCCTACGCGTCGGTCGGCATGCCGGTGAACTACCGCCACTGGAGCTACGGCAAGGAGTTCATCTCCACCGAGAAGAACTACAAGCGCGGCGCGATGGGCCTGGCCTACGAGATCGTCATCAACTCCAACCCCTGCATCAGCTACCTGATGGAGGAGAACACGATGGCGATGCAGGCGCTCGTCATCGCCCACGCCGCCTACGGCCACAACAGCTTCTTCAAGGGCAACTACCTGTTCCGCATGTGGACGGACGCTGCATCGATCATCGACTACCTCGTCTACGCCAAGAACTACGTGGCCGCCTGCGAGGAAAAGCATGGCCTTGAGGTGGTCGAGACCTTCCTCGACAGCTGCCATGCGCTGATGAACCAGGGCGTGGACCGCTACCGCCGCCCCAGCAAGCGCACCCTGGCGCAGGAACTGGCCGAGCGCAAGGAGCGCGAGGCCTACGCCCAGCAGCAGGTCAACGACCTGTGGCGCACCCTGCCGCGTCGCGCCGACCGGGCCGAGGAGCAGCAGGAGACCCGCCGCTTCCCCGAGGAGCCGCAGGAGAACCTGCTGTACTTCGTCGAGAAGAATGCGCCGCTGCTCGAACCCTGGCAGCGCGAGATCGTGCGCATCGTGCGCAAGGTGGCGCAGTACTTCTACCCGCAACGCCAGAGCCAGGTGATGAACGAGGGCTGGGCCACCTTCTGGCACCACCGCATCCTCAACACCATGTACGACGACGGCTACCTCACCGACGGCGTGATGATCGAGTGGCTGAAGTCGCACACCAACGTGGTCTACCAGCCCCGCGTGGGCGAGCGCGGCTACTCAGGCCTGAACCCCTACGCGCTGGGCTTTGCGATGTACAGCGACATCGAGCGCATCTGCCGCCACCCGACCGAGGAGGACCGCCACTGGTTCCCCGACCTGGCTGGCTCGCCCTGGCTGCCCGCGCTCGACCACGCGATGCGCAACTACAAGGACGAGAGCTTCATCGGCCAGTTCCTCAGCCCCAAGCTGATGCGCGACCTGCGGCTGTTCGCCATCGTCGACGACGAGAAGCAGTCCGAGATCGAGGTCGCGGCCATCCACGACGAATCGGGTTACCGGCGCGTGCGCGAGGCGCTGTCGCACCAGTACGACCTGGGCAGCCGCGAGCCCAACATCCAGGTCTGGAATGTCAACCTGCGCGGCGACCGCTCACTGACGCTGCGCCACTTCCAGCACAACGACCGCCCGCTGGACGACTCCGCCCAGCAGGTGCTCAAGCACGCCGCGCGGCTCTGGGGCTTTGCGGTGCACCTGGAGAGTGCGAACGGCAAGGGTGACGTGACCAAGCGCTGGACGGTGCCGGCGCCGAGCCATTGAAGGCGGATCAGTCCTTGGTCAGACGGATCGTGACAATTTCTGATCCGCCGAGCCCAAAGACCGTCGGATTCGTGACGATCAGTTGGCCTTTGATCGACAGCGCGCAGGTCGCAGACCAGACCTTGACCTCCCCAGAGCCGGAGCACCCGGTTCCGCTGCCCCCCAGCCACTGTACGGTGACACCATTGTTGCTTGAGGTGATTGACACATGGTAAGTGCCGGGCTCAAGGGTATATGAGTGGTAAACCCCTTCTGACAGCGTGATGGTGGTATCTAGAACCTCCCCCCCCTCGCTATCGCCGCCGCCGCAGGCCGCTACGCCAGTCAGGAGTACCAATCCACACGCAAACTTCGCCAGCCTATTCACTGTTTCTCTCCCTACTTCTAAGGTGTGTAGATGTTAAGGAGCAGTAAGGGGGTGAAGGGCTGGGAACGCCCACTTAGGGGGGGTTGATAGAGAAGATCTTCCCCGGATTCAGGATGTTCTTCGGGTCCAGCGCCCGCTTGATGCTGCGCATCATCGCCACCGCACCCTCGCCGGCCTCTTCCAGCAAAAAGCCCATCTTGTGCAGGCCCACGCCGTGTTCGCCGGTGCAGGTGCCGCCGCAGGCGATGGCGCGCTGCACCACGCGGCGGTTCAGCTCCTCGGCGCGCTCGTGCTGCTCGGCGCTGGACGGGTCGATCAAGTAGGCGATGTGGAAGTTGCCGTCACCGACGTGGCCGACGAGGTAGTGCGGCAGGCCCGCGTCGGTGGCCTCCTGCTTGGCGGCGACCACGCAGTCGGCCAGCCGGGAGATCGGCACGCAGGTGTCGGTGGTGATCGTGCGGCAGCCTGGGTTCAGGTGCATCGCCGAGAAGTAGGCCTTGTGCCGCGCGGCCCACAGGCGTGAACGCTCCTCGGGCGTGGTGGCCCACTGGAAGTCCTCGCCGCCGTGGTCGCGGGCGATCTCCTGCACCGTCTCGGCCTGCTCCTGCACGCTGGCCGGGCTGCCGTGGAACTCCATCAGCAGCATCGGCGTCTCGCGCAGGCCGAGCTTGCTCTGCAGGTTCACGCCCGTGACCGCGTTGGCGTCCAGCAACTCGCAGCGGGCAATGGGCACGCCCAGCTGGATCAGCGCGATGGTGGTCTGTACGGCCGCCGCCTCGCTGGGGAAATGGCAGATCGCTGCCGACACCGCCTCGGGCAGCGGGTAGAGCTTCAGCGTGATCTCGGTCATCACGCCCAGCGTGCCCTCGCTGCCGACGAACAGGCGCGTCAGGTCGTAGCCGGCCGAGGACTTCTTCGCCCGCGTGCCGGTACGGATCAGCTCGCCGCTGGCGGTGACCACTTCCAGCGCCAGCACGTTCTCGCGCATGGTGCCGTAGCGCACCGCGTTGGTGCCGCTGGCCCGGGTTCCGCACATGCCGCCGATGGATGCGTTGGCGCCCGGGTCGATCGGGAAGAACAGGCCCTGGTCACGGATCTCGGCGTTGACCTGCTCGCGCGTCACACCCGGCTGCACCGTCACCGTCAAGTCCTCGGCGTTCACGCTCAGCACCCGGTTCATGCGCGACACGTCCAGGCAGATGCCACCCTGCACCGCCAGCAGGTGCCCCTCCAGCGAGGAGCCGACGCCAAACGGGATCACCGGCACGGCGTACTGGTCGGCCAGCTTGACCGCATCGGCCACGTCGGCGCTGCTCTCGCAGAAGATCACCGCCTCGGGCGGCGTCACGTCGTAGGGCGACTCGTCCCGCCCGTGCTGGTCGCAGACCGCCCGCGCGCTGCTGCAGCGCTCACCGAAGCGCTGGCGCAGGGCCTCCAGCATCGCCGGCGGCAACGGACGCAGGGACAGGGCAGGCTGCCAGCTGATGGGATGTGGGGCGTTCATGCGGGCGGGCTCCTGGCGGCGGGTGAGGGACGCAACGGTCACGACGGTCGGGACCGGCTCGGGATTCTAGGCAGCGCCCGCGTATGCTGCGCAGCATGCCGACGCAACGCACTGCCCCTGCCGACCCGTCCTCGCCCGAGGCCACCCCGCTGGCACAGCAGCTGGCTGCGCTCTACCCGGTGCTGGGTGAATCCCCACCCACCGGCTGGGAGGCGGATCTCGCCGCGCTGGGCCCGGCGCTGCAGGTGCCGGCCAGCGCGCTGCTCTTCGACGAAGGTGCGCCCTGCCGCGGTTTCCCCTTCGTGCTGTCGGGTGAGGTGCGCGTGGCGCGCGGCGCGCCGCAGGGCCGGGCGCTGGAGCTGTACCGGGTGCAGGCCGGCGAGGTCTGCATCGTCTCGGCCTCCTGCCTGTTCGGCCACACCACCCTGGCCGCCCACGGCGCCACGGTGCAGCCCACCCGGCTGATGCTGCTGCCACCGGCCATGTTCATGCGCTGGTGCGACCACGAGCCCTTCCGCCGCTTCATCTTCGGCGTGTTCGCCACCCGCATGGCGGACCTGATCGCCCTGGCCGAGGCGGTGGCCTTCCAGCGCCTGGACCAGCGCCTGGCCGCCGCGCTGCTCGGCCATGGCGGCACGCTGCACACCACCCACCAGCAGCTGGCCGACGAACTGGGCACCGTGCGCGAGATGGTGACGCGCCTGCTCAAGCGCTTCGAGCGCGCCGGCTGGGTGGCCCTGGCACGGGAGCGTGTCGAGATCCTGAACCCGGCGGCGTTGAGAAATTTGGCAGGCGGCTCCAATGCAGCGTGATGCCACCCAAGGCGTTGTCAGTTCGTCACCACATACCCCCAAAGGAGCGAAGTGATACAGGAGCTTGGTTTCAGAAGATCCGTATCGCCTTGTCGGTGCCGACGCAATGGTTGTGGCGCATCGGAGATGAGGCTCTCAAACATGTGAGTCAGTGATGATCAAGAAGTGGATTCTCGGATTGGTGCTTGGTGCAACCTTCACGGCCGTCAGTGCTGAACCATACATGGTGGCTTCCGGCGGTCTTGCGCGGTCCAACGAAGACTGCAGCGGTGTCAGCTCCTGCGACAAGAATGGCATCGGGTTCAAGCTGTTGGGTGGCTATAAGCTGACCCCGAACCTCGGCATTGAGGGGGGCTACTACAACCTGGGCAAAGTCTCTGCAGCTGATTCCGGTGTGTCGATGAGCATCAAGTCTGCCGGCTTTGGTGTCGGCATTGCAGGCTTCGTGGATCTGGCGCCGCAAGTGCGCGGCTTCGGGCGGCTTGGCGTCGCGTCACTCAAGACCAAGCTCGACTGGTCCTACATGTCGCTTCGTGGCGGCGTCTCCGACACGAATGTGGCGCTGCTCTTTGGTTTGGGAGCCGGCTATGCTCTGACCAAGAATCTCTCGATCGACGCAAACGTCGATTTCGGCAAACACAAGATTGATGACAACTCCTTTGGGGGCTCATCACGGGTGACGACCTACGGTGTGGGCGTTACTGCTTCCTTCTGAACGCACGATGCGCCGCGTCCGGCAAGCCGCCCAATTGGCACCGACGCCAACAGCGCGAAGTTTGTGACTCAAGTCACAGATGGAAACCTCTCCCGGCACCACACTGCGCCTCAAGCTGGCGTGGTGCCGGTGGAAGGAGTTGCCATGAAGACCAACGTCGGCGGGATGGACCGCATTGCCCGCATCGCCATCGGCGCCCTGCTGATCGTGCTGACCCTGCTGGGCACGATCGGGGCCTGGGGCTGGATCGGCATCGTGCCGCTGGCCACCGGCCTGCTGCGCACCTGCCCGGCCTATTCGATCCTGGGCCTCAACACCTGCCCGATGCAGCAGAAGTAAAGCCTGCGCCGGGCAGGGCCGGTTCGACGCGTCAGTCGTAAACCGGCACCTGCCCGTCGCGCAGCGAGCCACGGCGATGCTCGAAATCGGGCATCACCGAGCGCACCACCTCCCAGAAGGCCGGGCTGTGGTTCATCTCGCGCAGGTGCGCGAGTTCGTGTGCGACCACGTAGTCGATGGTCGGCAGCGCGAAGTGGATCAGCCGCCAGTTCAGCCGCACCGTGCCATCGGCACTCGCGCTGCCCCAGCGGGTCTGCGCTGAACTCAGTCTCAGGCGGCGGATCATCACGCCCAATTGCACGGCATAGAAGCCGCAGCGCTGCTCGAACAGGGCCAGCGCCTGGCGCTGCAGCCAGCCCTGCACGGCGTCGCGGATCTGCACCGGGTCGGCCTGCAGCGGCAGGCCCACGCGCAGACTGCGCGGCTGGGCCGTGAACAGGGCACCGGTCACGCAGGGGTCGAGCCGCACCGTCATCGGCGCACCCAGGAAGGGCAGCGCCGTGCCGTCGCGCCAGTCCACCCGGGCCGCCTCCAGGCGGTCGAGCCGCTCCTTCTGGTCCGCCAGCTTGCGCAGGATCCAGCGGGCCTTGGCCTGCAACGCCTGGTCGATCTCGCCCTGGCCGACCCAGCGCGGTGCGCTGACCGCCAGCCCCTCGTGGCCGATCACGAAGCCGATGGTGCGGCGCCGGCCGCGCTTGAGTTCGTAGCCGATCAGGTGGGCGCCCAGCTTCACCTCGCGGTTGCTGCGCAGGTGGCGGAACAGGCGGTGTGGCGACTCCACCCGGGCAGCGGCTGGCGCGGCAACCGCCGCAGCCGCGTCGTGGCTGCCGGCCGGCACGGGCGTCGGCAGCGGCGCAATGTCGTCGTCGAACATCGGCAGGCTGAACTGGCTGTGCGCCGGATCGTCCTCGTCGCGGCGGGTGCGGCGCATCGTGGCCGGTCCTGGAGGGCTTCGGCCGGGTCAGGCGCCGGGCGTGCGGGTTGGCTCAGCCCTGGCGTCAGGAGACGGCGCATAGGCCTCGGGGTCGAGGCGGCGCATCTCGCCTTCGATCCAGGCCTCCACCTCGCGCATCAGGTCGTCGGGTCGGCGGCCCTCGGGGGGGATCGGCCGGCCGATGGAGATGTCGATCACGCCGGGGCGGACCAGGAAGCTCTTGCGCGGCCAGCAGCGTGCCGAGGTGACAGCGATGGGCACCAGCGGCACCTGGCAGGTCACCGCCAGGCGCGAGGCGCCGGTCTTGTACTCGCCCTGGCCGCCGCGCGGCGCGCGGGTGCCCTCGGGGAACATGATCATCCAGTTGCCCTGGCCCATGATGCGCTTGCCCTGCTCGGCCACCTTGCGCCAGGCCTCCGAGGCCCGACCGCGGTTGATGTGCACCATGTCCAGGCTGCCGATGGCCCAGCCGAAGAAGGGCACGTAGAGCAGCTCGCGCTTGAAAACGTAGGCCAGCGGGTGCGGCATCAGCGCCGGGAAGGCGAAGGTCTCCCAGGTCGACTGGTGCTTGGGCACCAGGATCACGGCGGCCTTCTCGTCGGCCGCGCTGGGCACGTTCTCCATGCCCTGGATGCGCCACTTCACGCCGCAGATCCACTTGGCGCCCAGGATGGCCACGTGCAGCCACTTGGCGCAGATCCAGTACAGCCGGGTGCTGCTGACGATCGGCGAGAGGATGACGACGAACAGGCTCCACGGGATCACGGTCACCGTCAGCCAGAGCACGAACAGGGCGGAACGCAGGTGGATCATCGGTTCATCGTCAGAGCGGATCGGCCAAGCGGGCAACGGCCTCGCCGGCAGGTTTGGAGCGGGGCTCGCCCACCTTGCGGTGGTGCCCGATCAGCAAGGTGTCGGCAAAGGCGGCCAGGTCTTCATGCACCACGAGGCCAGGCACCTGCGCGCGCAGCTCCTGCAGGCCTGCGGCATCCAGATCGGCACTGTGGCCGGTGCGCACCAGATGCGGCTGGCAGCCCGCCGCCACGCCGGCCTGGAGGTGGCGCAGGGTCCCGCTGACGGTGGGCACACCGGCCAGTTCGACGCCGTAGCGCCGTCCAATCTGCGTGAACAGCCCTGGGCGCGGCTTGCGGCATTCGCAGCCGTCTTCGGGGGCGTGGGGGCAGAAGAAGACCGCGTCGACCCGCCCACCCAGGCGGGCCAGCGCCTCGTTCATCT
The Sphaerotilus microaerophilus DNA segment above includes these coding regions:
- a CDS encoding SpoVR family protein yields the protein MKDLVNGPLPLAQRPAQHLSGPSDWSFELIDQYHAVIRATAERHGLDTYPNQLEIITAEQMMDAYASVGMPVNYRHWSYGKEFISTEKNYKRGAMGLAYEIVINSNPCISYLMEENTMAMQALVIAHAAYGHNSFFKGNYLFRMWTDAASIIDYLVYAKNYVAACEEKHGLEVVETFLDSCHALMNQGVDRYRRPSKRTLAQELAERKEREAYAQQQVNDLWRTLPRRADRAEEQQETRRFPEEPQENLLYFVEKNAPLLEPWQREIVRIVRKVAQYFYPQRQSQVMNEGWATFWHHRILNTMYDDGYLTDGVMIEWLKSHTNVVYQPRVGERGYSGLNPYALGFAMYSDIERICRHPTEEDRHWFPDLAGSPWLPALDHAMRNYKDESFIGQFLSPKLMRDLRLFAIVDDEKQSEIEVAAIHDESGYRRVREALSHQYDLGSREPNIQVWNVNLRGDRSLTLRHFQHNDRPLDDSAQQVLKHAARLWGFAVHLESANGKGDVTKRWTVPAPSH
- a CDS encoding FAD-binding oxidoreductase — protein: MNAPHPISWQPALSLRPLPPAMLEALRQRFGERCSSARAVCDQHGRDESPYDVTPPEAVIFCESSADVADAVKLADQYAVPVIPFGVGSSLEGHLLAVQGGICLDVSRMNRVLSVNAEDLTVTVQPGVTREQVNAEIRDQGLFFPIDPGANASIGGMCGTRASGTNAVRYGTMRENVLALEVVTASGELIRTGTRAKKSSAGYDLTRLFVGSEGTLGVMTEITLKLYPLPEAVSAAICHFPSEAAAVQTTIALIQLGVPIARCELLDANAVTGVNLQSKLGLRETPMLLMEFHGSPASVQEQAETVQEIARDHGGEDFQWATTPEERSRLWAARHKAYFSAMHLNPGCRTITTDTCVPISRLADCVVAAKQEATDAGLPHYLVGHVGDGNFHIAYLIDPSSAEQHERAEELNRRVVQRAIACGGTCTGEHGVGLHKMGFLLEEAGEGAVAMMRSIKRALDPKNILNPGKIFSINPP
- a CDS encoding Crp/Fnr family transcriptional regulator, whose protein sequence is MPTQRTAPADPSSPEATPLAQQLAALYPVLGESPPTGWEADLAALGPALQVPASALLFDEGAPCRGFPFVLSGEVRVARGAPQGRALELYRVQAGEVCIVSASCLFGHTTLAAHGATVQPTRLMLLPPAMFMRWCDHEPFRRFIFGVFATRMADLIALAEAVAFQRLDQRLAAALLGHGGTLHTTHQQLADELGTVREMVTRLLKRFERAGWVALARERVEILNPAALRNLAGGSNAA
- a CDS encoding outer membrane beta-barrel protein, coding for MIKKWILGLVLGATFTAVSAEPYMVASGGLARSNEDCSGVSSCDKNGIGFKLLGGYKLTPNLGIEGGYYNLGKVSAADSGVSMSIKSAGFGVGIAGFVDLAPQVRGFGRLGVASLKTKLDWSYMSLRGGVSDTNVALLFGLGAGYALTKNLSIDANVDFGKHKIDDNSFGGSSRVTTYGVGVTASF
- a CDS encoding YgaP family membrane protein, whose protein sequence is MKTNVGGMDRIARIAIGALLIVLTLLGTIGAWGWIGIVPLATGLLRTCPAYSILGLNTCPMQQK
- a CDS encoding M48 family metallopeptidase — encoded protein: MRRTRRDEDDPAHSQFSLPMFDDDIAPLPTPVPAGSHDAAAAVAAPAAARVESPHRLFRHLRSNREVKLGAHLIGYELKRGRRRTIGFVIGHEGLAVSAPRWVGQGEIDQALQAKARWILRKLADQKERLDRLEAARVDWRDGTALPFLGAPMTVRLDPCVTGALFTAQPRSLRVGLPLQADPVQIRDAVQGWLQRQALALFEQRCGFYAVQLGVMIRRLRLSSAQTRWGSASADGTVRLNWRLIHFALPTIDYVVAHELAHLREMNHSPAFWEVVRSVMPDFEHRRGSLRDGQVPVYD
- a CDS encoding lysophospholipid acyltransferase family protein, whose translation is MIHLRSALFVLWLTVTVIPWSLFVVILSPIVSSTRLYWICAKWLHVAILGAKWICGVKWRIQGMENVPSAADEKAAVILVPKHQSTWETFAFPALMPHPLAYVFKRELLYVPFFGWAIGSLDMVHINRGRASEAWRKVAEQGKRIMGQGNWMIMFPEGTRAPRGGQGEYKTGASRLAVTCQVPLVPIAVTSARCWPRKSFLVRPGVIDISIGRPIPPEGRRPDDLMREVEAWIEGEMRRLDPEAYAPSPDARAEPTRTPGA
- the gmhB gene encoding D-glycero-beta-D-manno-heptose 1,7-bisphosphate 7-phosphatase, with protein sequence MPERSPMKIVILDRDGTINEGRDDYVKTADEWYPLAGALDAIARLHQAGWHVVVATNQSGLGRGLFDMATLNAMHLKMNEALARLGGRVDAVFFCPHAPEDGCECRKPRPGLFTQIGRRYGVELAGVPTVSGTLRHLQAGVAAGCQPHLVRTGHSADLDAAGLQELRAQVPGLVVHEDLAAFADTLLIGHHRKVGEPRSKPAGEAVARLADPL